From Candidatus Binatia bacterium:
CAGGAAATCATGTACGGTCACGGCCGGTGGGTGAGTCACAAGAATATCACCACGAAGGGTCCGGACGGCGTCGGCGATCGCAAGGTGGTGATCCCTTCGCCGGAGAAATGGGGCGATCGTTATCAAGAGCTCATCGCGCTTTACAATAAACTATTGCTGCGGCAGTGAGCCATCCAAAGGAGGCACCCAAGGGAGTCAAACGATGGGCAAGATTAATCTCAAGCGCGTCTATCATATCGGGATTCCGGTAAACGATCTCGAGCGGGCGGAGCGCTTCTACGTCGATGTGCTGGGGATGAAGGTGCATGGAAACCCGGTGGATAAAAATGGCCTGCGGAATTACCGGGTCAGCGATGACAACCAGCCGTGGCGCGATATCCTAGGCTATTGGCCCGAGGCGCTGCGACTCGAGTGCGCCGATGACAGCGTGGAGGTCGTGCTGGTCAAACGGCCGAAGCCGCTCGCGCGCGATTGGAAAGAAGACAGCTTCAACCATACCGCCTTTTCGGCGAGCAAAGAGGATTTTGATCTTTTCCTGGAGCGGGCCAAAGAGTGGGGAGTCAACTTTCATCTGGGACCCGTCGGCCGCAAAGGCAATCGGACGCTCTATTTCTTCGATCCCGACGGCAACTACATCCAGTTGGATGACAGAGGCTAAGGCTCCTTGCCGAGCAGAAGCATCCTTTCACCTGTTGTATCTGCCTGTCTTATTCTTTTGAACTGGGTACAGAAGTGTGGTAGTCATTACACAATAGATTGTGGTATCCATTATGGCCAAAAATAAGCCGAAGAAAATCATCCAAGTCCCCATCGAGGACGAGTTGTTGCAGCGCATCGACACCACGGCAGGCGTAGTTGCAGAGAGTCGCGCCGCTTTTATTCGGGAGGCCTGCAAACAGCGCTTGAAAAACTTTGAGGCTAAAGAGCTGGACCGCCGATACATGGATGGCTACCGAAAAAAACCGGAAGAGCTGGATTGGGCGGAAACTTCCGTCCGGTTGCTTGCCAAGCGACTGCCAAAAGAAAAGTGGTAGATGAAGCGTGGAGAGGTGTGGTGGGTGGATATGCCTCCACCGGCCGGGCGGAGACCAGCCGTGCTCCTAAGTCGGGATTCAGCCTACCGAGTCCGAGCGGCCGTAAC
This genomic window contains:
- a CDS encoding VOC family protein; its protein translation is MGKINLKRVYHIGIPVNDLERAERFYVDVLGMKVHGNPVDKNGLRNYRVSDDNQPWRDILGYWPEALRLECADDSVEVVLVKRPKPLARDWKEDSFNHTAFSASKEDFDLFLERAKEWGVNFHLGPVGRKGNRTLYFFDPDGNYIQLDDRG